From the Macrobrachium nipponense isolate FS-2020 chromosome 9, ASM1510439v2, whole genome shotgun sequence genome, the window AAATGgcattgataataatttagtaCTTGATGCAAATTCTGATATGCGGATTATTGCTTTATCAAAACCCTCAGCTGTAATACACCCAAGTGCAATATCATAATTACCTGGTATCTAACCTGGAGTCGCGTTTACCGATATTCTCATTATCGTAGATTTCCTTTTCAATTCTAAATGGATTCTCCATTTAATCATCACCAACCCGGCGCAATATCTGCTGTTGCAAATTCTCGAAGAAACAAGCTATTGAGTGGGATGTACAAATCCTTACTATAtggaatgtatgaatgtatatgtgtatatatatatatatatatatatatatatatatctatatctatatatctataaagatatatagatatatagatatatagatatatatatatatatatatatatatatatatatatatatatattatatatctatatatatctatatatatatctatactatatatatatatattatatatatatatatatatatatatacatatatatatatatatatatatatatatatatatatatatatatatatatatatatatatattatatatatatgtgtgtgtgtgtgtgtgtgtgtgtgtgtgatgtatatatatatttatatatatatatatatatatatatatatatatatatatatatatatatatatatatatatatatatatatatatatatatatatatatatttatatatatatatatatatatatatatatatatatatatatatatatatatatatatatatatatacataaaatgttgcTCAACATCCGTTCCAAATTAATCTTCACTCTCTGAATCAAAGGAAGCGCCTGGACTGAGATTCTCAGCAACTTCAAAGGTCCTCCCTCACAAACAGCCTAACAGAATGTGCCTTACACCAATTACGCCAAAATCCATTGTTCTCGTTAGTAGGGGCCCCAGATTTGAAAGCAAGCGCCGTATATCCTAATTATCCgctaataaacaaacacacatgtCGAAACAATATCACGGAGCCCAATTAATACAAAGACCAGTCAtttctatgggtgttccctcaaTAGTGCCTCGCGCAGATGCGATGAGGCCTGTAGCTTCCAAAAGGACAAGAAAATCAGATTAATTGGAAGGGAAAGCATAAAATCCTAGTGTAGTAATTAGGAAGTGAGACTGAGCTATTCCTACTATCATCGGTAAATTAATGATTAATAGAAGGAAAATGGGACGCCTAAGTATAAAACAAGATTGCTTCATAAACTCTACCTCAGTAACTATGAATGTGACTTCCAACGCAATTTCCATATTTGAAAAACAGAAACTTCCAGTTAATGATTTATAGAGGGAAAATGGGATGCCTAAATATAATACAAGATTGCTTCATGAAACTGAACTTCGGTAACTATGATGTGACTTCCAACGCAATTTCCACATTATTTGAAAAACAGAAACTTCCAGCCATGTGAAAATTGAAATCTATAAAGtataataattgcttggtaaattgataaaatataacataatgaGCAAATTTAAGCTTTCTAATACTCACAAAATAACTGGAGAGATTGACATACAATTGGAATTAAGAGATTTGTTAGACTCCAACtctgaagttattattattattattattattattattattattattattattattattattattattattattattattattatttttattattattattattattattattattattattattattatttttttttattattattatatatatatatatatatatatatatatatatatatatatatatatatatatatatatatatatatatatatatatatatatgatatatatatatatatatatatatatatatatatatatatgagcttcagaaggtgtccatgatacaacgattaaaggaatcaagtttatttccaacgaaacatttcgcacataaaacttatgtgcatcatcagtctgtaaaagagcaaagagacacataaataacattcctgataaaaaaggaactcacaaatattgaaatagtcttaaaaattaaaaatcaagtaaaaaacaaaacataggTAAATAGAGAGacaacaacccaaacaccaaccgtccataatgtagagagaatgaTGGAATGActtaaaaaaccagttgacgaagacgaaaACGTTTTGTtggaaataaacttgattccttttaatcgttgtatcatggacaccttctgaagctcctatatatttattactgagctataaatatatatatacgatatatatatctatatatatatatatataaagatatatatatatatatatatatatatataatatatatatatatatatatatatatatatatatatatatatatatatatatatataatatatatatatatatatatgtgtgtgtagaaataaaaagttttagtgAAAGTAGcctatttcaaaaaagaaaactatcaacATTTAGTCTTTAATTTATcgcaaataatgacaaaaaaacatTTGAAGCTGAGTGAACGAAAAGTTGTGTgaggttttaatttttctttatcctCATAAActttacaaatgaaaatgaatcatATCCATCCTTTTTTCAtactctcacattcttctccttCATCTTTCCCATTCCGGTCGTCATCTCTTATTCCTGTCTTCATCTAACCTTTTTCAGAACTCTTTCGTAATATAGTCTCTTTTAAAATTCCTAATAGATTTATTATTTCAGCTCTTCAGGATGAAAAGCATGTCTACTGGGCgtgtaacaaagagagagagagagagagagagagagagagagagagagagagagagagagagagaggactgtttAATTAAGAAACCATTCAGTACAGCAATGTTATTCAAGGATTTTAAGAGTGCGTGTCGATGCGTTTCAGAAAGAGTTTGTTACGTGCtatacatgatatatgtatacattatatatatatatatatatatatatatatatatatatatatatatatatatatatatatatatatatatatgtatatatatatattatatatatatatatatatatataatatatatatatatatatatatatatatatatatatatatatatatatgtatataatatatatattatatattatattatatatattatatatagatatatatatatatatatatatatatatatatatatatatatatatatatatatatatatatattaaaatatatatgagagagagagagtgaggttaATGACTAAGAGAGCATGcatgagtttgtgtgtgttgaGTGACGGCAAGAAAGAGACTTGTCTCTCGTGCGATTTATTAATCTACgtgcataaaaattaaaatggcaTCTTTACATTGAAAAAACTCAAAAGAAATCCACCGTTCGTCTGCAAATGAACGTCGAGCCAAAAGCCCTTACCGCATAACttaaaatattgtttatgaaCTATAAACTTCCCGCATTCCATTTCTCTCCCTGCccgaaatgataaaagaaaaaaaaaattaaaactaataagAACGAAACTCTTCCCCAAATATCACATAAACTTCGCCCTCCCCCGAACCGACGCAACGTCTCAAGCAGAGATATCTTATCCTCCAAGTGGTAGACCAAGCCTGAGACGGGCCATTCCAGACACACAATATTTGGAAAGCCAATATACCAAGGCAAATGAGTGGTGGTATGGTATGAGGACCTAGAGTGGCAGGGGACGTGTCGGGGGTAAGGATGGGAGGGGACGAACGGGCCGGTACCGGCGTCGCCCCGGGATAGGTGGTGAGTGGCGAGGAAAAACGGAGACATTGAACTATGTCATATCTCGCCCGAGCTAAGGAGCAGCGAACGAGTATCCTGTGTATACAGAGTTACGTCGTTTGCGGTTGGGGGAGAGAATAGATGGGAATGGATGGGGGACCGTAAAGATTGAATGGAGGACGCTGTGAATCACTTTGAGCAGATTGCTGATGAGAGGTTTcggggtctgtctgtctgtctgagtttcagactgtttgtatatatatatatatatatatatatatatatatattatatatatatatatatatatatatatatatatatatatatatatatatatatatatatatatatatatatatatatatatatatatatatatatatatatatatatactatatatatatatatatatatattgtaatatcagcTACTTAAGTTTTATCTCGTGGCTCCAATAaagtaaatatttgtttattaattgctgtcaatattttatcagttcCTTTGAGCCTCGAATTCTTGGTTTGAGTTTTGTATTGTTGTGCGTCCTCCACcgaatgttgttattttgctATTGTACTTCCGCCCATGAAaagttctctttactttcatgtaCGAGTACTTTGGTAGTTTCATATTCTGCCTCTTGCCACATTGGACTATTTAAGAggcgatttacatatttttcgtctGGATGGAGGGGAGATTGCTTTTGGCTCTCCTGTAGAGAAGTTCTCGCCCTTTTTCACGGCCCGTTGATCAGTGTGGCGATCACCACCTTGCACCATTGCTCTGCTACGTATATTTTGTTGGAAGTCTTTCTTCGAGTGGACTCGTCTGCTGCTGATGCATCAATGTCCTTGGATGCATACACCTGACCCCCTTTTGTGGCTGCGGTTGCATTCTCGTGCTTCCAAGTGTACCGAGACCATCGTCATCGTCCACGTCTTGAGTCCTCTCAACTAGTTATGGTGACACCTCTAGAATCATCCTACAAACGGCCATTGTCTCGAGATCTTCTGAGATTCGTTAGGAGGCCTTTTGGTCGTGAAGAATAGACTCATTTCCTTGTGGTTGAGCAATAGTGTCCTGGGACGACTAAAGCCGGAGTGCCATCGAAACTATCACTCGTTTGCCATACTGCTTCAGTGCTCAGATTGTGTTTTTGTCCGTACCGTgggaacatatacatatgtaatggtacttactgtaaatattgtgttcagttaggttaagaatttctttctttctttaatctctcacttattactgacttagtgcggaagttgtttttctcccttctcctaGACACTTTCCCTCTAACTATCATTTGAGTGAAGGTTAGCTGTGAGTCTGAATGGGAGTTGTAAGTGTATGTGACTGTGTCCTCAGCCAATAATTCGAGGATGTGTGCAAGTAACTTCTTGTAATAAATTTGGatttttaagttcgttttttcaATTACCCCCTCAATaaagtgtattttattgtctgtatGGCTGGTAAACTTTACCCTTTAGCCTACAAGCTATCGTAGTAAAAGCAATTTTGTTGGAATGCCCAGTAAAAGGCtggacaaattattttaaaattaaagtaataataagTGTTTTTGTTAAATATCTCATCAGAATAACAGAGTTCCTAACATTTTGGCGACCCTGCCAGGATTAGTTACCAGCAATATAGCAGTTAAGCACTTGAGGGGTTATAAGGAGATAAAAATTAGGTAATTGCTAATAAGTTTCACCCAAGTAGGTAACGTGGGTTCCCCAAAGGAAAACGTTGAGGGGGCGGCAATTCGTTTCTTAGAAGATGATGATTGGGAAAGAAAGCTGTATGATTTAAAAAGTGATGATTTGTGGTTCTTTGCCGACTTCTTTAGTTTGAGTCTCCCCACTGAGATCAGGAAGGGTCCTTTGTTATGGGAGGTGGTTAAGGCTGTTAAAGCTTATAAAGAATCTATTTTGGAAGTTAGTCATGGTGAAGAAACCCCTGGTAGCAATGAAAAACAGGACAGTGTTAGTCAGGAACTAGCAGGGACGTCAGATGACTTAAAGTTAGATATCTTGAGGGAACAgagtaaaataaaagatttgGAATTTAAATCTTTACAATTACgagcagaggagagagctaaGGATGGGCAACTCGAAAAGGAGTTATTAGAACTTCAGATAAAGTTGAGTGGTGATaacagtaattataaaaataatttcaacttGATGACTGCAATAAAGTTAATTccttgctttatcgaagaggaTGTGCCTGAATTTTTCACGGCTTTCGAACGTATTGCTATCAAACTCTTGTGGCCTCGAGATATGTGGACGACTTTAGTTCAATGCAAATTGAAAGGTAAGGCTCAGCATGTATACAATACACTTAGTGATGAACTTTCCTCagattatgatattgttaaatcCATTATATTGAAAGCGTATGATCTCGTCCCAGAAGCATATCGGCAAAAATTCCGTGATGTAAGGAAAGATTTGGACGCTGTCTTTATTGAATTTGCCAGGAagaaaggagaatttttttatgattggctAAGGAGTAAGGAGGTGGATAACTGATAAACTAAAGGAGCTCATCCTGATAGAGGAATTTAAGAGAATGTTGCTAAAGACCTTAAAATACATCTTGAAGAGCTCAAAATAGATCCTCTTCAAGAAATCGCAATTGCGGCTGACGAATATTCACTAGCTCATCATCAGGAATCTGTGAAGAGGGAGTTCAATTTTGGCAAGGAAGGTTCCCCCCACGACAATTTGAGAAAGAGTAATAAGCCAAAAGAAACAAGCTTTGTAGTCAAAGATGAAAATAACTACGCTGGCATAGAGAGTAAGGTCAGTAGTGTAATACCGCATAGTTTTTTCAATAGTAATAGATTTAGTAATAGAAGTACTACAAGCAGTGTCACTCTGGAGCGCAGGTCAAACATTACATATTTTTGGTGTAGTCGAAAGGGGCATACCAAGGCCAAGTGTAGGGCAATGCAAAGATTCCTTGCTAGCCAATAAGGGAAACAATCAATCTGTTAACAGCTGAacaaccttcagaagaagaaacaaagtgactaaaattttgtaAGTATATCTCGAATGGGTCTATTTTCATTAATAGTGACAAGATACTAGGCAGAGGTATTAAAATTTTGTGACATGGGAGCCGCacaatcattaattttaagaaaatcgGTGCCTCAGTGTTTTGTGTTTACCAGTAATGATTTGTGGTCTTGGGAGGTTTTCCAAATACATTAGTATCGTGTCCTCTTGAAACACTTTATTTAGAAGCTGATTAATTTACAGGTGATGCAAAATTAGCTATAGTGGATACTTTGCCTATTCCTGGAATTGACTTTATTTTTGCTAATGATTTGGTGgttgaaaataaactaaatttttttccaattttatctTTGATGGAGAAAGACTGTCTTTGTGATGGCTCTTTACCAGAGTTTGGTGATCCTGTTTCCATTGTCACTCGTTCTCGTTCAAGGGGAGTCGACTTAGAAGAAATGGATTTAGACTTAGAAAGTGTAAATAGACAGGAAACTGATTTGGTGTCTAGTGGTAAATTGAGTAGTAAAATTTTTGATGATGTCGACTGGGAACCCAAGGCCTTGAAGGAAGCCCAATCAAGGGAATTTAATGATGTGACTACTGAATCTATTGTAAATGATTTCTCAAAaccctattttgttaaagaagatgGTCTACTATATAGGGTCAGTAGAGCAGTGGAAGCTCCTGCTGACCAGATAGAAGTAGTCCATCAGTTGGTAGTTCCCGAGAAGTATCAGGAGAAATTGTTATGGTTGTCTCATGAGAACAATCTTGCCGGGAATTTCGGTGTCCGGAAGACGTTTCAGAAGTTAGCCAAACATTTCTTCTAGCCTGGAATGCACACAGATGTAAATAAACATGTCTGCTCTTGTAACACCTGCCAAATTGGGGGTAAGCCAAATCAAAAGGTACCTAAAGCTCCTTTAATTCCAATTCCTGCTGTCGGGGAACCCTTTAGGGAAGTCATAGTAGATGTGGTTGGTCTGTTGCCACGAACACGAAGTGGCAATGAGTATATTTTGTCCATAATAGATAGGATGTCACGCTTCCCTGAGGCTATTCCCTTACGGAGAATAGGGAGTGAGAAAATCATGGAggcattaattgtattttttactaGGTTTGGTTTTCCCAAGGTTTTGCAAACtgattgtggtacaaattttaccAGCAGAAACTTTAAAAGGAAGATTGAGGAGCTAGGAGTCAAACATACAACCTCGACTCCCTATCATCCTGAAAGTCAGGGCCAGGtggagaggttccaccaaaccttgaagagtgttttgaagaaattctgtttcgaGACTGGTAGCGAGTGGGACAAAGAATTGCAGTATGCATTATTTGCTACTAGATCTATTCAAAATGAAACCATTGGGCTCTCTCCTTTCAAACTAGTCTTTGGTCATAATGTGAGAGGTCCTCTTGATGTGGTCAGGGAGCACTGGGAAGGGGAAACTCCGGAGATCAATGTACTAGACTACATTTCGAATTTACAAGCTAAACTTTTGCTAAAGAAAATTTGGCAAAAGGGCAAGCTGTAATGAAAAGTAATTATGGCATAAAATCCAAACCCAGAGAATTTTTACTAGGTGACAGAGTTCTGGTTTTGCTTCCTGTGCCTGGGAATCCTCTCAAGGCACAATTTTCTGGGCCGTGGAGAATTTTCAAGAAATAAGTGAAGTAAATTACTTAGTGGAGACTTCTGGACGTAGGAGGAAGTCTCAAGATTGccatataaatatgtttaaaaccttatgTTAGTAGAAGTAGTGAACAAAGAAGTATAAAGTAGAACCAATTTCTTTAGTTGATGTGGTTACCGAAGTTGATGAAATTGACGATTGGGCCAAATATTTTATCTAATAATTCTCATGTCCTTAATAACCTTTCTTTGAAATTTCAGCGTTTGGATCCAGATAAAGCTTCTTCCCTTGTTGacttaataaatcaatataaagacCTTTTTCAGGATGCACCGGGATTGACCACTATTTTAGAACATGATGTAGACGTTGGGGACACCCAACCTATAAAACAATGCCCTTACAGGTGAAATCCCGTAAAAAGGGACATAATTAAGGAAGAGGTTAAATACATGTTAGACCATAATTTGATAACTCTTAAGCACTAGCCCGTTGATTCCTCCCTGTGGTTCTTGTAAGAAGGAACTGGCAAAATCGACTGTGTTCTGATTATTGTAAAACTCAACGAGGTTACTAAAAGAGATTCTTATCCCGCTTTGCCATCGGGTGGATCATCAGGAAGTTCGACTAATTAAAAGGGTACTGGCAGGTCGGTCTTACTCGGGCAAGGGAAATTTTAGCTTTTGTGACGGGTGACTGTATGAGTGTTTGGTTATGCCATTCGGGATGAAAAACGCAGCTGCCACATTCCAGAGGTTGATGAACTTGGTAACCCGTGATTTGGAAGGATGTGTCGTCTACATAGTCGATTTGGTGATCTACAGTGACGAATGGCCCACTCACATTAAACAAATTAAGGCCCTGTTTGAAAAGCTTCGAAAAGCTGGTCTTgttataaatttaagaaaaagtgaCTTTGCTAGAGCCAAGGTTGTTTACCTAGGACATGAAATTGGATTGGGCGAAGTAGCTCCTAAAAAGGCGAATGTAGAAGCCATAACAATTTTTCCTGTCCCTACCAACCGGAGAGATGTGAGAAGATTCCTCGGTATGGTAGGATATTATaacagatttattcaaaatttctcTGACCTGGCCATTCCTTTAAcagatctgttaaagaaaaatgtaaacttTGTTTGCGATAGTAATTGTCAGGCGGCTTTTGAAGTTAAAAAGTGCCCTGACAAGCTACCCACTTTTGCGATCCCCcgatttttctctccctttctctttagCCACAAATGCGGGCGACACCGGATTGGGTGCAGTGCTTCTCCAGAGAGACCAAGAAGGAATTAGCCATCCAGTAGCTTTCTTCTCAAAGAAATTGTCACCGGCCGAGAGGAAATATTCGACAATAGAAAAGGGGGCCCTTGCTTTAATTAAAGCGCTAAATCATTTTAACGTTTATTTATCAAATCACTTCTCCCAAATAGAAGTTTACATGGATCACAACCCATTGATTTTCATTAACCGTTTTAAGAACAAAAACTTACGAATACTTAGATGGAGTTTAGTACTCCAGGAGTACAACCTTATTATTAAGCATATTGCCGGAAGAAAGAATATTGTGCCCGATGCTTTGTCTAGGATTTATGAGTGTTTttactctgtatatatatttttttgacattaattattttttatttcagattatgTTTAGTCTAATTATGTTCACCCATTTTTGGGGGAAGAGTTTAGAATTTGCTTTGGTACTCCTGTTAATTATCTTCAagataaccatttttttttattattattaatgtaagtttacaattcagttttttgtctaaaaaaaaatttttttttttcttataggggGCTGTAATATCAGCTACTTAAGTTTTATCTCGTGGCTCcattaaagtaaacatttgtttattaattgctgtcaatattttatcagttcattTGAGCCTCGAATTTTTAGTTCGAGTTTTGTATTGTTGCGCGTCCCCCATCGAATGTTGTTATTTGCTAATTGGTACTTCGCCCATGAAaagttctctttactttcatgtaTAAGTGCTTCGGTAGTTTCATCTTCTGCCTCTTGCCACGTTGGACTATTTAAGAggcgatttacatatttttcatctTGATGGAGGGGAGATTGCTTTCGGCTCTCCTGTAGAGAAGTTCTCGCCCTTTTTCACGGCCCGTTGATCAGTGTAGCAATCACCACCTTGCACCATTGCTCTGCTACGTATATTTTGTTGGAAATCTTTCTTTGAGTGAACTCGTCTGCTGCTGATGCATCAGTGTCCTTGGATGCATACACCTGACCCCCTTTTGTGGCTGCAGTTGCATTCTCGTGCTTCCGAGTGTACCGAGACCATTGTCATCGTCCAACCTCTCGACTAGTTATGGTGAAATCATCCTACAAACGGCCGTTGTCTCGAGATCTTCTGAAGGTCATTAGGAGGTCTTTTGGTCATGAAGAAGAGTAAGCTTCCGATTAGGTGTGTTCTTTTTATC encodes:
- the LOC135218159 gene encoding uncharacterized protein LOC135218159 — its product is MSALVTPAKLGVLQTDCGTNFTSRNFKRKIEELGVKHTTSTPYHPESQGQVERFHQTLKSVLKKFCFETGSEWDKELQYALFATRSIQNETIGLSPFKLVFGHNVRGPLDVVREHWEGETPEINRLDPDKASSLVDLINQYKDLFQDAPGLTTILEHDVDVGDTQPIKQCPYR